A region from the Lentisphaera profundi genome encodes:
- a CDS encoding GbsR/MarR family transcriptional regulator, with protein MSAENFKITPSMEAYILHWGEMGPQWGVNRTVAQIHALLYLADESLDADTITKLLGIARSNVSNSLRELKDWKLIKSVPVLGRRKEHFTTDKDPWKVFQIVLEERRKRELDPTISAVKEFIELADGEDLPAHTLKAMKELSQLMEDLAILHDSFSKLPLPILKKLVKGGSLLKLFTKS; from the coding sequence ATGAGCGCTGAAAATTTTAAAATCACTCCTTCTATGGAAGCCTACATCCTGCACTGGGGTGAAATGGGTCCTCAATGGGGAGTTAATCGCACTGTAGCACAAATTCACGCACTACTTTACCTCGCTGATGAATCACTTGATGCCGATACAATCACCAAATTACTGGGTATTGCACGCTCAAATGTATCCAATTCGCTACGTGAATTAAAAGACTGGAAACTCATTAAGAGTGTCCCCGTCTTAGGAAGGAGAAAAGAACATTTTACCACCGATAAAGACCCGTGGAAAGTTTTTCAAATTGTTCTAGAAGAGCGTAGAAAACGTGAGTTAGATCCCACCATTTCAGCGGTAAAAGAATTTATTGAATTGGCTGATGGCGAAGATCTACCTGCCCATACACTCAAAGCTATGAAAGAGTTGAGTCAACTCATGGAAGATCTCGCGATTCTCCATGACTCCTTCTCTAAATTGCCCTTACCTATTTTGAAAAAACTCGTAAAAGGCGGATCGCTCTTAAAGCTTTTTACTAAATCCTAA
- a CDS encoding SAM-dependent methyltransferase, producing the protein MSVYEEVKRGIKLVSSQKEIIKNHYRENLEDYLFWSPAGNMHFGYWRLGVGFFNREQQLKEMNQQVLNLSDLKDGGHLLDLGCGLGALLRSAHEANPKLKLHGITMVDEQIAKAQAFGENDFDYRLGDFRCLPYKEESMDACTAMESSCYASGSSKNDMIAQAAKVLKPGGSLVIADFFIKADVKLGEKTQEILKKWGDNWGIVEIGRLDEVAEALGDNGFEEIEITNISKHLIPSLIQVPFLVIVHLLNLLIKGKCNKSRWEHMQSCFLCIPLAIQMHKFAYSIISAKKVKNALN; encoded by the coding sequence ATGTCAGTTTACGAAGAAGTAAAGCGAGGTATAAAACTCGTAAGCAGTCAAAAAGAAATTATAAAAAATCACTACCGAGAAAATTTAGAGGATTATCTATTTTGGAGTCCTGCAGGCAATATGCATTTTGGTTATTGGCGACTTGGAGTGGGTTTCTTTAATAGGGAGCAACAGCTTAAAGAAATGAATCAGCAGGTTCTCAACTTAAGTGATTTAAAAGATGGAGGACATTTATTGGACCTAGGCTGTGGACTTGGGGCATTATTAAGAAGTGCACATGAAGCCAATCCCAAGCTTAAGCTTCATGGGATCACGATGGTTGATGAACAAATAGCCAAAGCGCAGGCATTTGGAGAGAATGATTTTGACTATCGTCTTGGAGATTTTAGATGTCTTCCCTATAAAGAAGAATCAATGGATGCCTGTACGGCTATGGAAAGCTCTTGTTATGCTAGTGGCAGTTCAAAGAATGATATGATTGCGCAGGCCGCAAAAGTGCTCAAACCCGGTGGAAGTTTAGTGATAGCGGATTTTTTCATTAAAGCAGATGTAAAACTGGGGGAGAAAACACAGGAGATTTTGAAAAAATGGGGTGATAATTGGGGCATCGTTGAAATTGGTCGCTTAGATGAAGTGGCAGAAGCCTTAGGGGATAATGGATTTGAAGAAATTGAAATCACAAATATTTCGAAGCACCTCATTCCCTCACTTATTCAGGTTCCCTTTTTGGTGATTGTTCATTTATTGAATCTTTTGATCAAAGGAAAGTGTAATAAGTCACGTTGGGAGCACATGCAATCTTGTTTCTTATGTATCCCCCTAGCCATTCAAATGCATAAATTTGCCTATAGCATTATTAGTGCAAAGAAGGTTAAAAATGCACTTAATTGA
- a CDS encoding TIGR01777 family oxidoreductase, with protein sequence MSNQIHKVVIFGGSGFLGLNLASKLLGENYQVHIISRTEPKIKGEWSSSQWDAQSLGSWVQQLEGADTIINLVGRSVDCIKTPANCDAILRSRVESTELIGKALRILKAPPKLWIQMSTAHIYGDPEKIVCTENSPMGYGLAPTVGQAWEKAYADSVLPQMRQVILRTSFVLGSSGGALPRLSKLVKWGLGGKVSHGQQGISWLHEEDMNRILLSAIKNESMKGIYIATAPEPVSNAKFMKSLRKTLVMPIGLPAPACVVKLAAPLIMKTDPELALYGRYCIPQRLIDENFEFKFPDLDLALKDIYT encoded by the coding sequence ATGTCAAATCAAATTCATAAAGTCGTCATTTTTGGAGGCTCAGGTTTTCTGGGTTTAAACTTAGCGTCAAAATTGCTAGGAGAAAATTATCAAGTTCATATCATTTCGAGAACTGAGCCGAAAATCAAAGGAGAATGGAGCTCTAGCCAATGGGATGCTCAATCGCTTGGCTCATGGGTACAGCAATTAGAGGGAGCGGATACCATTATCAATTTGGTAGGACGAAGTGTGGACTGCATTAAAACTCCTGCAAACTGCGATGCAATTTTAAGGTCTCGAGTGGAAAGCACTGAACTGATTGGCAAAGCACTGAGAATACTAAAAGCTCCACCCAAGTTATGGATTCAGATGTCTACGGCGCATATATATGGTGACCCGGAAAAAATAGTCTGTACGGAAAATTCACCCATGGGTTATGGCTTGGCTCCCACAGTAGGACAAGCATGGGAAAAAGCTTATGCGGATTCGGTATTGCCACAGATGCGACAAGTCATACTGAGGACGAGTTTTGTCTTGGGATCATCAGGTGGTGCCCTACCTCGATTAAGTAAATTGGTGAAATGGGGCTTAGGTGGCAAAGTCAGCCATGGCCAGCAAGGGATTAGTTGGCTCCATGAAGAGGATATGAATCGGATTCTTTTGAGTGCAATCAAAAATGAATCTATGAAGGGCATTTACATTGCGACAGCTCCTGAGCCAGTTTCGAATGCGAAATTCATGAAAAGCTTACGCAAGACCCTAGTGATGCCAATAGGCCTTCCTGCTCCTGCGTGCGTAGTGAAACTAGCCGCACCCTTGATCATGAAAACTGATCCAGAACTCGCTTTATATGGCAGATATTGCATCCCTCAGAGACTCATCGATGAAAATTTTGAATTTAAGTTTCCAGATTTAGATCTAGCACTCAAAGATATTTATACTTAA